The Armatimonadota bacterium genome includes a window with the following:
- the ispG gene encoding flavodoxin-dependent (E)-4-hydroxy-3-methylbut-2-enyl-diphosphate synthase produces MTSPSYLKTPPLLRRRSVPVRIGTLWIGGGAPIAVQSMTDTDTADVEATVAQVRALVEAGSELVRITVNHEAAARAVPEIVRRLRDQGITAPIVGDFHYNGHLLLTRFPACAQALDKYRINPGNVGPGGHDENFRTILRVALEYAKPVRIGVNWGSLDPRLLTELMDQNARSPHPRSAREVVREAMVQSALRSAALAEECGLPHDRIVLSAKTSSVPDLVEVYRRLGSACDYPLHVGLTEAGMGTKGVVASAAALAVLLYEGIGDTIRVSLTPPPGGDRTEEVRVAQQILQSLELRSFAPQVTACPGCGRTTSTFFRELADRVQAYIRARMPEWRERYPGVEELRVAVMGCVVNGPGESRHAHIGISLPGTFEEPRAPVYVDGQLLTTLRGDRIGEEFLVLLEQYVATRFGARPSPPSRESS; encoded by the coding sequence ATGACTTCGCCATCGTACCTCAAGACCCCTCCTCTCCTCCGGCGGCGATCCGTACCGGTGCGCATCGGCACCCTGTGGATCGGAGGCGGGGCGCCGATTGCGGTGCAGTCTATGACGGACACGGACACCGCGGACGTGGAGGCCACCGTGGCCCAGGTGCGGGCGCTGGTGGAGGCGGGGAGTGAACTCGTCCGCATCACGGTGAACCACGAGGCCGCGGCCCGGGCGGTGCCCGAGATCGTGCGGCGTCTGCGAGACCAGGGGATCACCGCCCCCATCGTGGGCGACTTCCACTACAACGGGCACCTTCTCCTCACCCGGTTCCCCGCGTGTGCCCAGGCCCTGGACAAGTACCGGATCAACCCGGGCAACGTGGGCCCGGGGGGACACGACGAGAACTTCCGCACCATCCTCCGGGTGGCCCTGGAGTACGCCAAGCCCGTGCGCATCGGGGTGAACTGGGGGTCGTTGGACCCCCGCCTCCTCACGGAGCTCATGGACCAAAACGCCCGATCTCCCCATCCCCGATCCGCCCGGGAGGTCGTGCGGGAGGCCATGGTGCAGAGCGCCCTGAGGTCCGCGGCCCTCGCGGAGGAATGCGGCCTCCCGCACGACCGCATCGTACTCAGCGCAAAGACCAGCAGCGTCCCGGACCTCGTGGAGGTCTACCGGCGGCTCGGGTCCGCGTGTGACTACCCCCTGCACGTGGGCCTCACGGAGGCGGGGATGGGCACCAAGGGGGTGGTGGCCTCCGCGGCCGCCCTGGCCGTGCTCCTGTACGAGGGGATCGGCGACACCATCCGGGTCTCCCTCACCCCGCCCCCGGGCGGGGACCGCACGGAGGAGGTACGGGTGGCCCAGCAGATCCTGCAGTCCCTGGAGCTGCGGTCTTTCGCACCCCAGGTCACCGCCTGCCCGGGCTGCGGCCGCACCACGAGCACCTTCTTCCGGGAGCTGGCGGACCGGGTCCAGGCCTACATCCGGGCCCGGATGCCCGAGTGGCGGGAGCGGTACCCGGGAGTGGAGGAGTTGCGGGTGGCGGTGATGGGGTGCGTGGTGAACGGACCCGGGGAGAGCCGGCACGCCCACATCGGCATCAGTCTGCCGGGCACCTTCGAGGAGCCGCGGGCCCCGGTCTACGTGGACGGGCAGCTCCTCACCACCCTCCGGGGAGACCGCATCGGGGAGGAGTTCCTCGTCCTCCTCGAGCAATACGTGGCCACCCGCTTCGGAGCCCGCCCTTCTCCCCCGTCAAGG
- a CDS encoding FAD/NAD(P)-binding oxidoreductase, translated as MADIVVLGAGFGGLSAVQELAPAARAGHRVVLVDRKDRFLMGLRKLWVLAGRGGYGEGSRPLQNVRRHGATWVQGDLLGLELDRRQVRTTAGEFSYDFLVVALGAELRPDLVPGFEHAINLYDAAEVERRAPELVRFAGGRLVVGIFGAPYKCPPAPYEAAMLLEDRFRQRGVRDRVELATFTPQPASLPVVGQAGCARLEGWLAERGIQFLPNRKAQRIEPGRVVFEGDALPFDLLLAVPPHRPPRVVAESGLAPEGAWIRPDPKTLRTTFENVYAVGDVTEILLPNGMPLPKAGVFAEAQGRVAARWILHALGLGPEPEPFDGFGYCFIEVGGGRAAKVVGRFLEHPAPAVEINPPDERTLAEKEAFERERLEAWL; from the coding sequence ATGGCAGACATCGTGGTCCTAGGAGCCGGATTCGGGGGCCTGAGCGCGGTCCAGGAACTTGCACCTGCGGCCCGGGCGGGCCATCGGGTGGTCCTGGTGGACCGTAAGGACCGGTTCTTGATGGGGTTGCGGAAGCTGTGGGTGCTGGCGGGACGGGGAGGCTACGGGGAGGGCTCCAGGCCCCTCCAGAACGTCCGCAGGCATGGGGCCACCTGGGTCCAGGGGGACCTCCTGGGCTTGGAGCTGGACCGGCGGCAGGTGCGTACCACCGCGGGCGAATTCTCGTACGACTTCCTCGTGGTGGCCCTCGGGGCAGAGCTGCGGCCGGACTTGGTGCCCGGATTCGAGCACGCCATTAACCTGTACGATGCGGCGGAGGTGGAACGGCGGGCTCCGGAGCTCGTCCGCTTTGCGGGAGGCCGGCTCGTGGTGGGAATCTTCGGAGCGCCCTACAAGTGCCCGCCCGCTCCCTACGAGGCCGCCATGCTGCTGGAGGACCGGTTCCGGCAGCGGGGGGTTCGGGACCGGGTAGAGCTCGCGACCTTCACCCCTCAGCCCGCCTCGCTGCCGGTGGTGGGACAGGCAGGGTGTGCCCGGTTGGAGGGGTGGCTCGCGGAGCGGGGGATCCAATTCCTGCCCAACCGGAAAGCCCAGCGGATCGAGCCCGGACGGGTGGTCTTTGAGGGGGATGCGCTTCCCTTCGATCTCCTCCTGGCAGTCCCCCCCCATCGTCCGCCCCGGGTGGTGGCAGAGAGCGGGCTGGCGCCGGAAGGGGCATGGATCCGGCCGGACCCGAAGACCCTACGCACCACCTTCGAGAACGTGTACGCGGTGGGGGATGTGACAGAGATCCTCCTCCCCAACGGGATGCCTCTCCCGAAAGCCGGGGTGTTCGCGGAGGCGCAGGGGCGGGTGGCGGCCCGGTGGATCCTGCACGCCCTGGGCCTGGGGCCGGAGCCCGAGCCCTTCGACGGGTTTGGGTATTGCTTCATCGAGGTCGGCGGTGGGAGGGCCGCGAAGGTGGTGGGACGCTTCCTGGAACACCCGGCCCCCGCGGTCGAGATCAACCCGCCCGACGAGCGGACGCTCGCGGAGAAGGAGGCCTTTGAGCGGGAACGGCTGGAGGCCTGGCTCTAG
- a CDS encoding PEP-utilizing enzyme, translating into MKRAFPSPFEIPTPPGAEGWEEMYPPYLRFSEHRRATEESRLWVWNSMHFPEPMYPFDIITADDGYIGIGQINARIFLLPTALGIEHRVLNGYVYISGIPVTDPQEVERRARIFTERAGYYYRNWNDLYEKWLGKVQETIRELEALRVPDLPEVEPESVVREGRGLASAYDLLVAYHRLLESFCKIYQYHFELLVLGYAAYLSFTQFCKQHFPEISDQTIAKMVAGLEQDIPIFRPDEELKRLARLAVALGVAPMVKRTRTPQELEEALSATEAGKRWLQEFHGAQHPWFYYSCGNGFYHYHGSWVENLDVPLSAIRRYVELLEAGERIDRDIPGLIAERDRITAAYRKLLPDDATRQAFDEALGLARTVFPYVEGHGFYVEHWHWTVFWQKARQFGALLAKHGFLHQPQDVFCLHRHEVSQALEELRLVWATGAEPLGPKYWPPLVARRRAILERLREWTPPPALGPAPDEVTDPMLIMLWGVTTERIQEWLGQAEGGEKTLTGYAASPGVVEGTARVIRAVEQLDEVQPGEILVAPLTMANWTPVFARIRAVVCDIGGIMSHAAIVAREYGLPAVVGTRFGTSRIRTGQRIRVDGNRGVVTVLE; encoded by the coding sequence ATGAAGCGTGCGTTCCCAAGCCCATTTGAGATTCCTACACCGCCGGGCGCAGAAGGGTGGGAGGAGATGTATCCCCCCTACCTGCGCTTCAGCGAGCACCGGAGGGCCACGGAGGAGAGCCGACTGTGGGTGTGGAACAGCATGCACTTCCCGGAACCCATGTACCCCTTTGACATCATCACCGCGGACGATGGGTACATCGGGATCGGGCAGATCAACGCCCGCATCTTCCTGCTCCCCACCGCTCTAGGAATCGAGCACCGGGTGCTCAACGGCTACGTCTACATCAGCGGGATCCCCGTGACGGACCCGCAGGAGGTGGAGCGTCGGGCTCGGATCTTCACCGAGCGCGCGGGTTACTACTACCGGAACTGGAACGACCTGTATGAGAAGTGGCTGGGGAAGGTTCAGGAGACCATCCGGGAGCTGGAAGCCCTGCGGGTTCCGGATCTGCCGGAGGTGGAGCCGGAATCCGTGGTGCGGGAGGGACGGGGCCTTGCTTCCGCCTACGACCTCCTCGTGGCCTACCATCGCCTCCTGGAGAGCTTCTGCAAGATCTACCAGTACCACTTCGAGCTGCTGGTGTTGGGGTATGCCGCGTACCTGAGCTTCACCCAGTTCTGCAAGCAGCACTTCCCCGAGATCTCCGACCAGACCATCGCGAAGATGGTCGCGGGTCTGGAACAGGACATTCCCATCTTTCGGCCGGATGAGGAGCTGAAGCGCCTCGCGCGTCTCGCGGTCGCCCTGGGGGTGGCTCCCATGGTGAAGCGAACAAGGACTCCCCAGGAGCTGGAGGAGGCCCTGTCCGCCACGGAGGCGGGAAAGCGCTGGCTTCAGGAATTTCACGGGGCCCAGCACCCGTGGTTCTACTACTCCTGCGGCAACGGCTTCTACCACTACCATGGCAGCTGGGTGGAGAACCTGGACGTTCCTCTGAGCGCCATCCGCCGGTACGTGGAGCTCTTGGAGGCGGGCGAGCGGATTGATCGGGATATCCCCGGGCTCATCGCGGAGCGGGATCGGATCACCGCGGCATACCGGAAGCTGCTCCCGGATGACGCCACCCGGCAGGCCTTCGATGAAGCCCTGGGACTTGCCCGCACCGTGTTCCCCTACGTGGAGGGGCACGGGTTCTACGTGGAACACTGGCACTGGACGGTGTTCTGGCAGAAGGCCCGGCAGTTCGGGGCGCTGCTGGCGAAGCACGGGTTTTTGCATCAGCCCCAGGACGTCTTCTGCCTGCACCGCCACGAGGTGTCCCAGGCCCTGGAGGAGCTGCGGCTCGTGTGGGCCACGGGCGCAGAGCCCCTGGGCCCGAAGTACTGGCCTCCCCTGGTGGCCCGCCGGAGGGCCATCCTCGAGCGGCTGCGGGAGTGGACGCCGCCGCCGGCCCTGGGCCCTGCGCCGGACGAGGTGACGGATCCCATGCTCATCATGTTGTGGGGCGTGACCACGGAACGCATCCAGGAGTGGCTCGGGCAGGCAGAGGGAGGGGAGAAAACCCTCACCGGGTATGCCGCCTCGCCGGGAGTGGTGGAGGGGACGGCCCGGGTGATCCGGGCGGTAGAGCAGCTGGATGAGGTGCAGCCCGGGGAGATCCTGGTGGCGCCCCTCACCATGGCCAACTGGACGCCGGTGTTCGCCCGCATCCGCGCGGTGGTGTGCGACATCGGGGGGATCATGAGCCACGCGGCCATCGTGGCCCGGGAATACGGGCTGCCGGCAGTGGTGGGGACCCGCTTCGGGACCTCCCGCATCCGCACCGGGCAGCGGATCCGGGTGGACGGGAATCGAGGGGTGGTGACCGTCCTGGAGTGA